One window of the Pseudarthrobacter sp. ATCC 49987 genome contains the following:
- a CDS encoding Ig-like domain-containing protein has product MLTATAIASAAAVLVTGAIIYPGFKTTEVELNDGGVWVVSKSKNAVGRLNYPSRVLDGAVTPASATFDVLQDAGTVFVDDSAGSTLNQVSAAQMRLGGDKKLPGAAAVSFGSKVVSVTDAAKGTVWALSPATVSGFDAENSEPVLAGSAGTVSAVGADDRIYSADPKTGQVTVTSVDADGGRTDAKVSTWEGLKGAGDLQLAVVGDAPVVLDAGRGKLFLPGGRELALAEARDAKLQLSGPAADAVAIATPKALLRQPLDGSTAKTVTFGGQGVPAAPVQLAGCVHAAWSGANKYVRECVNDADDKTVDVPKASASPSYVFRVNRDLVVLNDVNSGNVWLVNQNMQLVNNWDDVIPPKNQSNDQDQESADNNTINILPDRTKPNRPPETKPDAVGVRPGRTTILSVLDNDSDPDGDVLTASVGGNGPTSGSLENIYGGAAFQITVPPDAKTGTETFGYNAADGRGLSAAGSITLNVVGPDENRAPLFKRGDPTTMLVEQGKTVSQNILTDWTDPDGDDLVLMDATADNEQDQVKVRRDGLLTYQDSGAAPGKKSVTVTVWDGRATTTGKVVVNVQPPGALQPVVNADHVTAVVGQDLVIAPLKNDVDPNGGALRLAHVEAAGTAEIGPVTDGGTFTFRSGTPGPVYLTYIASNGPQSSQGLIRVDVESGKDTGNPVAVHDVALMPVGGSVLLDPLANDSDPSGGVLVLQSVQLPENSTASVSVIDHSVLRITDVVGTNDPFTFRYTMSNGTTSATGSVSVVPVPAPAVVEAPQPKPDEVNVRVNDVVTIPVLANDTHPQGEKLTVDPTLPQPVPETDGKSFVSENTLRFIAGAEPRTVRAIYNAVDPQGQKSAAAVTIHILPLEGAENSRPQPKNLTARVVAGGSVRIPVELDGIDPNGDSVQLTGIDSTPAMGTATVGSNFIDFTAAGDGAGTDTFRYKVVDRQGAVNTGTVTVGIAPRGDTNQLPTPVDDEVKVRPGRQIAVDATGNDTDPDGDPIRLVSDGIEAAPELQATVSKQSSRIILLAPGAEGTVNVRYSVEDDRGATAQAAIAVKVQKDVPLLAPIARDDRVTSAQTLGRTAVDVPVLRNDEDPDGVGENLKIATGATTARPGADGTMIVELTEQPQLIPYTVEDVDGQKSTAIIWVPGVGQQVPTLAKDEVIELVAGQSVTVDLKEWVKVRDGRSPRLTQTDRIKLIGADGSDPVAGGGTALKYTAGQDYVGPGSLSFEVTDGTGPDDPAGLKSTLSIRTKVLPDPNRNNPPVLLGSQVDVPKADSTTTDLAPLTTDPDDGDVERMKYELVGSVPAGFDASIDGKTLKASAKDGTGAGTTGAVQVKAKDTRGLEATATYQLSVTASNRPKPVANDDLESNAAAGKPVTVRVLDNDANPFPESALKIVSVVTETGQGAAAVTGDTVTVTPADGFSGTMIVAYTVADRTGESSRYATARIRLTVKDKPLAPTTPQAASVGDSTALLNWTAPADRGSAITKYTVSGEGGYSQDCPANSCTLTGLSNNTKYHFQVTATNALGTSERSPASAEVRPDVKPDTPAAPSLKFGDKQLTVSWAAPASKGSPVKSYDLEISPAPAGQNAQIQNLTSVSYVWKGLANGVAYKVRVLARNDAKEPSEWSAYSAAETPAGAPVTPAAPSASQAGSVDTQSQLKVSWAAPNNNGDPVSAYTLTTLRGGSPIATQQVSGTSQNITADNSEADYTFTVAATNKAGTSGTSPGSAPVRAAGKPGTVNGGTVAAPGNSGELKVTFTPLTQAQRNGSQASEISYRWSSAYGSGPINAPGGTIGGQPNGKNVTVNIIAVSTKNNVSGDAKAIGSAVPYGQPGRPSLTGGTSAKGDGQVHWTWSEPNDNGRPINRYEVNYEGTGWKSVGLARSYDHNAGGWSTSRSLKVRACNGTDGSNDCGFDDTATSTSGADPTPPLSQIQVDAASNNTCPGKPGVRDSYSDGPPRTCGAGWVSRSEGRLNINCTKDIYGNGTPWYRVTQGSHPDWFVKSTTVDLFGPKPGGC; this is encoded by the coding sequence TTGCTCACCGCCACCGCCATCGCATCCGCGGCGGCGGTGCTGGTCACCGGGGCCATTATTTATCCGGGGTTCAAGACCACGGAGGTGGAGCTGAATGATGGTGGCGTGTGGGTGGTGTCGAAGTCCAAGAATGCGGTGGGCCGGTTGAATTATCCGTCGCGGGTTTTGGATGGTGCGGTGACGCCGGCGTCGGCGACGTTTGATGTGTTGCAGGATGCCGGGACGGTGTTTGTCGATGACAGTGCGGGCTCGACGTTGAACCAGGTGTCGGCGGCGCAGATGCGGTTGGGCGGGGATAAGAAGTTGCCGGGTGCCGCGGCGGTGAGTTTCGGCTCGAAGGTCGTTTCGGTGACGGACGCGGCGAAGGGCACGGTGTGGGCGCTCTCGCCCGCGACGGTGTCGGGTTTTGATGCGGAGAATTCGGAGCCGGTCCTGGCGGGGTCGGCCGGGACGGTGTCGGCGGTGGGTGCTGATGACCGGATTTACAGTGCTGATCCGAAGACCGGGCAGGTCACGGTGACGAGCGTGGATGCCGACGGCGGGCGTACGGACGCGAAGGTGAGCACGTGGGAGGGGCTTAAGGGTGCGGGGGATCTGCAGCTGGCGGTGGTGGGGGATGCGCCGGTGGTGTTGGATGCGGGCCGGGGGAAGTTGTTCCTGCCGGGCGGGCGTGAGTTGGCGCTGGCGGAGGCGCGGGATGCGAAGTTGCAGCTGAGCGGGCCGGCCGCGGACGCGGTGGCCATTGCGACGCCGAAGGCGTTGTTGCGGCAGCCGCTGGATGGTTCGACGGCGAAGACGGTGACCTTTGGCGGGCAGGGGGTGCCGGCGGCGCCGGTGCAGCTGGCCGGGTGTGTGCATGCGGCGTGGTCGGGGGCGAACAAGTATGTGCGTGAGTGCGTCAATGATGCCGATGACAAGACGGTGGATGTGCCGAAAGCGTCCGCGTCGCCGTCGTACGTGTTCCGGGTGAACCGGGACCTGGTGGTCCTGAACGATGTGAACTCCGGCAATGTCTGGTTGGTGAACCAGAACATGCAGCTGGTCAACAACTGGGACGACGTCATCCCGCCCAAGAACCAGTCCAATGACCAGGACCAGGAGTCGGCCGACAACAACACCATCAACATCCTGCCGGACCGCACCAAACCCAACCGGCCTCCGGAAACCAAGCCTGACGCCGTCGGCGTCCGCCCGGGCCGCACCACCATCCTCTCGGTCCTCGACAACGACTCGGACCCCGACGGCGATGTCCTGACGGCCTCCGTCGGCGGCAACGGCCCGACGTCCGGCAGCCTCGAGAACATCTACGGCGGCGCCGCGTTCCAGATCACCGTCCCCCCGGATGCGAAGACCGGCACCGAAACCTTCGGCTACAACGCTGCAGACGGCCGCGGCCTCTCCGCCGCCGGAAGCATCACCCTGAACGTCGTTGGCCCGGACGAGAACAGAGCACCCCTGTTCAAACGCGGCGACCCCACCACCATGCTCGTAGAGCAGGGCAAGACCGTCAGCCAGAACATCCTCACCGACTGGACCGACCCCGACGGCGACGACCTCGTGCTGATGGACGCCACGGCCGACAACGAACAGGACCAGGTCAAGGTCCGCCGCGACGGGCTGCTTACCTACCAGGACTCCGGCGCCGCGCCGGGCAAGAAATCCGTCACCGTGACCGTCTGGGACGGCCGCGCCACCACGACGGGCAAGGTCGTTGTGAACGTCCAGCCTCCCGGTGCCCTGCAGCCGGTGGTCAACGCCGACCACGTCACCGCCGTCGTCGGCCAGGACCTCGTGATCGCGCCACTGAAGAACGACGTCGACCCCAACGGCGGCGCGCTGCGCCTCGCCCACGTCGAGGCCGCCGGCACCGCGGAAATCGGCCCCGTGACCGACGGCGGGACCTTCACCTTCCGCAGTGGTACTCCCGGTCCCGTCTACCTGACGTACATCGCCAGCAATGGCCCGCAGAGCAGCCAGGGCCTGATCCGGGTGGATGTCGAATCCGGCAAGGACACCGGCAACCCGGTGGCAGTGCACGACGTCGCCCTGATGCCCGTCGGCGGCAGCGTGCTGCTGGATCCGCTGGCCAACGACTCGGACCCGTCCGGGGGAGTCCTGGTGCTGCAGTCCGTCCAGCTGCCGGAAAACTCGACCGCCTCTGTCAGCGTGATCGACCACAGCGTCCTGCGGATCACCGACGTCGTAGGCACTAACGACCCGTTCACGTTCCGCTACACGATGTCCAACGGCACCACGTCGGCCACCGGCAGTGTTTCCGTGGTGCCCGTTCCGGCTCCCGCTGTCGTCGAGGCCCCGCAGCCCAAGCCGGACGAGGTGAACGTGCGCGTCAACGACGTCGTCACCATCCCGGTGCTGGCCAACGATACCCACCCGCAGGGCGAGAAACTCACGGTGGACCCCACCTTGCCGCAGCCCGTTCCCGAAACGGACGGGAAGAGCTTCGTCTCCGAAAACACCCTCCGCTTCATTGCCGGCGCCGAGCCCCGGACGGTCCGCGCCATCTACAACGCCGTCGACCCGCAGGGACAGAAGAGCGCCGCGGCCGTCACCATCCACATCCTGCCGCTGGAGGGCGCGGAAAACTCCCGCCCGCAGCCGAAGAACCTCACGGCACGCGTCGTGGCAGGCGGGTCCGTGCGGATCCCGGTGGAGCTCGACGGGATCGACCCCAACGGCGACTCCGTCCAGCTGACCGGGATCGACAGCACCCCCGCGATGGGCACCGCCACCGTGGGCAGCAACTTCATCGACTTCACGGCGGCCGGGGACGGCGCCGGCACGGACACGTTCCGCTACAAAGTGGTGGACCGCCAGGGCGCCGTCAACACCGGCACCGTAACCGTCGGCATCGCCCCGCGCGGGGACACGAACCAGTTGCCCACCCCGGTGGATGACGAGGTCAAGGTCCGGCCCGGCCGCCAGATCGCCGTCGACGCCACCGGCAACGACACCGACCCCGACGGCGACCCGATCCGGCTCGTCAGCGACGGCATCGAAGCCGCCCCGGAACTGCAGGCAACCGTCAGCAAGCAGAGCTCCCGCATCATCCTGCTGGCCCCCGGCGCAGAAGGCACCGTCAACGTGCGCTACTCCGTGGAGGACGACCGCGGCGCCACGGCCCAGGCCGCCATCGCCGTCAAGGTGCAAAAAGACGTCCCGCTGCTGGCCCCGATCGCCCGCGACGACCGCGTAACGTCCGCGCAGACACTCGGCAGGACCGCCGTCGACGTCCCCGTCCTCAGGAACGACGAGGACCCCGACGGCGTCGGCGAGAACCTCAAGATCGCCACCGGGGCCACCACGGCCCGGCCCGGCGCCGACGGCACCATGATCGTGGAACTGACGGAGCAGCCGCAGCTGATCCCGTACACGGTGGAGGACGTGGACGGCCAGAAATCCACGGCCATCATCTGGGTCCCCGGGGTAGGCCAGCAGGTCCCCACCCTGGCCAAAGACGAGGTCATTGAACTCGTCGCCGGGCAGTCCGTCACCGTGGACCTCAAGGAATGGGTCAAGGTCCGCGACGGACGCTCGCCACGGCTGACCCAGACGGACCGGATCAAACTGATCGGTGCCGACGGCTCGGACCCGGTGGCGGGCGGCGGCACCGCGCTGAAGTACACGGCAGGGCAGGACTACGTGGGCCCCGGCTCGCTCAGCTTCGAGGTCACCGACGGGACCGGCCCGGACGACCCCGCCGGCCTGAAATCCACCCTGAGTATCCGCACCAAGGTGCTCCCGGACCCCAACCGGAACAACCCGCCCGTGCTGCTGGGCAGCCAGGTGGACGTGCCCAAGGCGGACTCCACCACCACGGACCTGGCCCCGCTGACCACCGACCCGGACGACGGGGACGTGGAGAGGATGAAGTACGAACTGGTGGGCAGTGTTCCGGCGGGCTTCGACGCCAGCATCGACGGGAAGACCTTGAAGGCCTCGGCCAAGGACGGCACCGGGGCCGGGACCACCGGAGCAGTCCAGGTCAAGGCCAAGGACACCCGCGGGCTGGAAGCCACCGCGACCTACCAGCTGAGCGTCACTGCCTCCAACCGGCCCAAACCGGTGGCCAACGATGACCTGGAATCCAACGCCGCGGCCGGCAAGCCCGTCACCGTGCGGGTGCTCGACAACGACGCCAACCCGTTCCCGGAGTCGGCGCTGAAGATCGTGTCCGTCGTGACCGAGACCGGCCAGGGCGCGGCCGCCGTCACGGGGGACACCGTGACGGTGACCCCCGCCGACGGGTTCTCGGGAACCATGATCGTGGCCTACACCGTGGCGGACAGGACCGGGGAATCCTCGCGCTACGCAACGGCACGGATCCGGCTGACGGTCAAGGACAAACCGCTCGCGCCGACCACCCCGCAGGCCGCGAGCGTGGGGGACAGCACCGCATTGCTGAACTGGACCGCTCCCGCCGACCGCGGCTCGGCCATCACCAAGTACACGGTCTCCGGCGAGGGCGGCTACAGCCAGGACTGCCCGGCCAACTCCTGCACGCTCACCGGGCTGAGCAACAACACGAAGTACCACTTCCAGGTCACGGCCACCAACGCCCTGGGCACCTCAGAGCGGTCCCCGGCCTCGGCCGAGGTGCGCCCGGACGTCAAACCGGATACCCCGGCCGCGCCGTCGTTGAAATTCGGCGACAAGCAACTGACCGTCAGCTGGGCGGCGCCGGCGTCCAAGGGTTCACCGGTCAAGTCCTACGACCTGGAAATCTCGCCGGCACCGGCCGGGCAGAACGCCCAGATCCAGAACCTCACCTCGGTGAGTTACGTCTGGAAGGGCCTGGCGAACGGAGTGGCCTACAAGGTCCGTGTCCTGGCCCGCAACGACGCCAAGGAGCCGTCCGAATGGAGCGCCTATTCGGCCGCCGAGACCCCGGCAGGCGCGCCCGTCACCCCTGCGGCGCCGAGCGCCAGCCAGGCCGGTTCCGTGGACACGCAGAGCCAGCTCAAAGTGAGCTGGGCAGCGCCGAACAATAATGGTGACCCCGTCTCGGCGTACACGCTGACGACGCTGCGCGGCGGTTCGCCCATAGCAACCCAGCAAGTGTCCGGCACCTCGCAGAACATCACGGCGGACAACTCCGAGGCCGACTACACCTTCACCGTGGCCGCCACCAACAAGGCCGGAACGTCCGGAACCAGCCCGGGGTCCGCGCCAGTCCGGGCCGCCGGCAAGCCCGGCACCGTCAATGGCGGCACCGTTGCCGCGCCGGGCAATTCCGGCGAGCTGAAGGTGACGTTTACCCCGCTGACCCAGGCCCAGCGCAACGGCTCGCAGGCCTCGGAGATCAGTTACCGCTGGTCCTCGGCTTACGGCTCCGGCCCGATCAACGCCCCGGGCGGCACCATCGGCGGCCAGCCCAACGGCAAGAATGTCACAGTCAACATCATCGCCGTCTCCACGAAGAACAACGTCTCCGGGGACGCCAAGGCCATCGGTTCCGCTGTTCCCTATGGCCAGCCGGGACGGCCCAGCCTCACGGGCGGCACGTCGGCCAAGGGCGACGGGCAGGTGCACTGGACCTGGAGCGAGCCGAACGACAACGGCCGGCCGATCAACCGGTACGAAGTGAACTACGAGGGCACCGGGTGGAAGAGCGTCGGCCTGGCCCGCAGCTACGATCACAACGCCGGGGGCTGGAGCACAAGCCGCAGCCTGAAGGTCCGGGCCTGCAACGGCACGGACGGCAGCAACGACTGCGGCTTCGACGACACCGCCACGTCCACGTCCGGGGCGGACCCGACGCCGCCGCTGTCCCAGATCCAGGTGGATGCGGCCAGCAACAACACCTGCCCCGGTAAGCCCGGCGTCAGGGACTCCTATAGCGACGGCCCACCCAGGACCTGCGGCGCGGGGTGGGTCTCACGCTCCGAGGGAAGGCTCAACATCAACTGCACCAAGGACATCTACGGCAACGGCACTCCCTGGTACCGGGTGACCCAGGGCAGCCACCCGGACTGGTTCGTCAAGTCCACCACTGTGGACCTCTTCGGTCCGAAACCCGGCGGCTGCTGA